GGAAGAAGTCCTGTAAGAAGGGGCTGACTGTGAAGGATGCGTGCGAAGAAGCCTCAGAGGAGAAAAGCCGATGTGTCAGCGCTGACCGAGAGGAGGGGAAAGCTTCCAATCCATCACGATCCTCCAAAGGAACCTGGGCAGCCATCAAAAACCTTGCCAGACCTCAGAGAAGGCAGAAGTCCTCCTCACGGAAGAAGGTGCCCTCTGATTCCCAAGTGCAGCTGGAGGTGGATGCTGAGGAGAGCTGTGCACGAGACCTCCCAAAGAAACGGGCAAGCTCTGGGGTGAAGATGCCCTGTGTGAGGTTCTCCAGAGGTAAGAAAAAACCCAGCCCCTCAGAAGCAGTGGAGGAGTCAGAGGGCAGTGTTCAAGCAAATGAAGTGATGGGTATTGTGAATAAGGCTAGTGAAGAGCCAGAGGATTTGGCCCCAACAGACAAATCTGAATCCTTCAGCCCAGTCTCtgcacaggaggagcaggatatggtgaggcaggagcagcataGAATGAAAGAGGACCAGGATACAATGAAGAAGGACCAAGGTACAATAAAAGAGGACCAGGATGCAGTGAAAGAGGACAATCATACAGCAAAGGAAAGTGACACCTCTGTTGGGAAGAGTGAGCCCTTGACAGAGCCCACACGTGAGGCAGAAGAACACTCGGAGTGCACTGTTCAGCTGGAGATAACCAATTCAGAGACAGTTGATGAAACAGCCCAGGACAAACTGCAGGAAGGGAGTCTGCCCCAAACCACCAACAATGTGGAGGGCAGGGAAGTTGCTCCCGAAGTGCCTGTTTCTAAAGATCAACCTGACAATGCCCCTGAAATCACCAAGTGGCAGGAAATCCCTAGTATCTGCAAAGAGATGTCTGAAAGGGATGAATTGGAAAAGAGCATAAATCTTTCTAAGGAGTGCAAAGCTGAGGAGACTGTAACTGATTTCAGTGAGTTAGCATCTGGAGGTGATGCAGCACGTGTGAAGGATGCAGTGAGCATGCAGGATGCAGAGAGCATGCAAGATGCAGCGAGTGTGAAGGATAAAGCGAGTGTGAAGGATGCAGTGAGTGTGCAGGATGACAAAAGTGTGCAGAATGCAGCAAGTATGCAAGATAAAGTGAGTGTTCAGGATGCAGTGAGTGTGCAGGATGCCACAAGTGTGCAGGGTGCAGCAAGTGTGCAAGATAAAGCAAGTGTGAAGGATGCCACAAGTGTGCAGGATGCAGTGAGTGTGCAGGATGAAGTGAGTGTGAAGGATGCAGGGAGTGTGCAGGATGCCACAAGTGTGCAGGATGCAGTGAGCGTGCAGGATGCAGCAAGTGTGCAGGATGCCATGAATGTGCAGGATGCAGCAAGCATGAAGGATGCAGTGAGTGTGCAGGATGCAGAGAGTGTGCAGGATGCAGAGAGTGTGCAGGATGCCACAAGTGTGCAGGATGCAGTGAGTGTGCAAGATGCAGTGAGTGTGCAGGATACAGAGAGTGTGCAGGATGCAGTGAGTGTGCAGGATGCAGTGAGTGTGCAGGATGCCACAAGTGTGCAGGATGCAGTGAGTGTGCAAGATGCAGCGAGTGTGCAGGATGCAGAGAGTGTGCAGGATGCCACAAGTGTGCAGGATGCAGTGAGTGTGCAGGATAAAGTGAGTGTGAAGGATGCAGCAAGCATGAAGGATGCAGCAAGTGTGCAGGATGCATCAAGTGTGAAGGATACAGCAAGCATGCAGGGTGCCACAAATGTGCAGGATGCCACAAGTTTGCAGGATGCAGCAAGTGCACAGGAGGCAGCAAGTGTGCAGGAAGCAGTGAGTGTGCAGGATGCAGCAAGTGTGAAGGATGCAATGAGTGTGAAAGATACAGCAAGCATGCAGGATGCCACAAGTGTGCAGGAGGCAGTGAGTGTGCAGGAGACAGTGAGTGCCCAGGATGCAGCAGGTGTGAAGGATGCAGCAAGTGTGGAGGATGCAGCAAGTGTGCAAGAGGCAGCAGGTGTACAGGAATGCTCCAGCCATCAGATACTAGAAGCAAATGCAGGCACTGGTGTCAGCATCGTCATCACCATCACCGAAGCCGAGGACTCTGACAACACCGACTCTGACCAGGCCTATGAGCCGTCCCCAGTTTTgcaccaaaaaaagcaaaaagggaataaaaaatcGAACAGGAACGCTGATGTTGGTCAAAAAGAGGGCCCCGAGGCTGGTGGCGGTCcccaggcagaggagaaaggtCTGGGTGACCAGGGGCACAGAACTGGGGAGCAGTATGAGCTGCTCCTCATAGAAACCGCCTCTTCCCTTGTGAAGGCGGCCATTCAGTCATCCATAGAGCAGCTGGTCAACGAAATGGCCCTGGAACAGAATAAACACAACAGCTTTCTGTGATGGCAGCCTTGCCCCAGAGAGAAAGGGCAGAGGGAGTGATTTCAAGCTCCATTTGGCCTGCGGGGTGTGTGGAGAACTCGGagagctcctggggctgaggcGTAGTTAATTCTGCATGCCCGTTCAGTTGTGTCTATGTGAAACGGATCCCGGGATGTGGGCAGACCCTGCTGAGTGCAGCGTGTCCCCTGGGGCTTCAGCGCCACTGACCACAGCTGCGGAAAAATCAAGGTGTTACAGTGACTGTATCTTCATTTATTGGCACATTTATGTCAAGGCCACATTTCTGCTGTCACCCGTGCCCTGTTTCCCCGCTGTTCGTGCTGTAGATCTGTACATACCATATGTTTGAAGAAAGGTCCTGAGAGGCAGTGAGTGCCCgacctgctgctgggctggattcgGGGCACGCTGAAACACCTGGACGCTTGCTGGGGCTTTATTGCAGATGAGGAAGAGCGAAGTGTCTGCAATATTAACAAGAAAACATCGATGCCAGGCTATGTTTTGAACCGGCCCTCGCTACGCACAGGCACCGGGAACCGCGGTCACTGCTGTCGCATGAAGCCGGCGGGTTCCAGCGAGCTCTCTCCTTCACTCGGCCTCTCCCCCTGTCACAAGCAGCCTGTGCATCTCCAGACACGCTAAAGCTCAGCATCAGCCTCGCCTTGCTGACCCCGGGCTGCGCGAACACCAAGAAAGCGACAGCGCCTCGTTTGCTGGGGGCGCCTTTCTCGCACCATTGAACTCAGCGGGCGAAATTCCCTGCGGCATCACGGGCGTGGGCTGGGCGGGAGCAGCCCTGCCGCAGGCAGCCCCCCTCCTCCCTCGCCTTCCTCCGTCCCCATCCCGGTGTCGTGGTGAAGCTCTCCTCAGATGTAGCATATTTTTTTATACATGGCATGTGATATAAATAGCAGTGAGCTGCATGCGTGTTAGCAGTCAGCATAGTTTGGGAAGCTGCAATGTGCTGCCGGCGCTGGGATCGCTTTGATTTGGTCTGAGCGCCGCTGGCGTCCCCGGCTGCTGGCGGCAGCCTGTCCCGCACCGCTCCCCGCTCGCCGCAAAGCCCTCCTGCCTTCATCCAGCCCAGGCATCCCTTGGGAATCGTGCATTATGCCCGGCTCGCTGCCACCAGGCTCTGGCACGCCATGTAGCTCGCTGTGAAACATGCACTGAAATGCTGGAGCAATCTTACCAAAGTCCTCAGGGAAAAAAGTCCTGACATGAGGGCCTGAGGACGTGGCTGGAAAATGCCCGGACAAGCCTACTGCTGTCAAACCCCGAGAACTGCCCTGTCCCGAGGGATTTGCACCGGTGCAGTGTGTGTGCGAGCATCACCTCCAGCTACCAGCTGTCCAGGAGAAAGGGGCCTTTTAATAATACGGGATTGCATCTGCGCGGCTGGCATTTGTGTCCAGCTGTGGGCAAAGCAGCGTGTTCCTCTGAGAAAATTCTCCTGCGTATTCGCAGCCGGCACAGAAATAGCAGCCACGCTTGGCAATTGCTCACTGACCATGTGCTGAGatttcccttcccagcacagactTTGGATTCCTGCTAAAATACAAGGGCTGTCCCTCGTATCTGGTGCACAAACATGTTTGAAACCTCGATGAAACATCTCCTCGATGTCATGAGAGGACTGCGAGCAGCAAGAGCCACAGCTCATCTCCGTGCaagtaaaacttaaaaaaacccagagggtggtaaagaaaaaaaaaaaaaaggtgtctttttttttcctgtgaatttgTTTATTAAGTTATCAGCTATTGATAATTCAGTGTGTACAATTTTAATGGCTTTGTACTTCATACTGGTCCTTCCAGGTATTTTGCCATAGTTTTGAAAAAGGGCCTTTTAAAGGACTTTTAGATGCAcctttggagctgctgcagcaccctgggaaGAGCCATCCTGATGCTGGGAGTGGCTTATGGGATTACACTGGGCACTGTGGCAGGCTGGTGCTGAGCAAAGGGCCGCAGCCTTGCTGTGGGATCCCACTGGAGtcagctgcagaggaagatGTCCAAGCTTTagtaaataaacacaaaattacCCCACAGGGCCAGGCTGTCATGCTCTGTCAGCCTGCTAAGCTGTTTTGGGAGGATTTGGTGTTATTTCAGTATTGCCTTTTAGGCGAAACACGTCTTCAAAAAAGGAGGAGAATGGCAGAAATGCCTagtccagccctgccctgtgacTTGCTCCATGTCAGGGGTTGGGTTTGCATCCTCTCTTGTATCTGGTTTTCCCTCTGTTATAGCTGTACATAGAACTGATGATTATTTCATTAAAGCTGAATGTACCTGTTGTTTTCTTGCCTTGTGATTGAGTGGGCAGCTATGGAGAGATTTTATATGTCAAAGGATTAACTCACAGTAGTGCTCTGTTGTGTCCAGCTTTTTCAGGCAGTCATACAGTGAGCAGAGAGAAATCTTAATGTTGGTGGCAGATCCAAATTCTTTGGAGGTttgctcctcctctgcccttTCTATGACATTTCCTTTTGGTTGCTGGTCAATCATTTCTACTACAGAGTCCTGgctgcccaggcactgctgtAAGGAATTTGTGAAAGATCACAAATCTCTGGCAGCTAAGAAAAGCCATCCTGCTGCCCCATGGTTAAATTCCCTATTAGATACCCTGTGGCACCAGAGGAAAATGTTTGAGGCTCTGCAGATTGACAAGGGTGGTGCTGACAGCATTCAGGTTGGGGCTGGCATTTTGGGAACAGCACATTTGGTGCTTTGGCACTTTCTGGAGCAGATCAAATTGGTCCCACACCCTAATTGGTGTTTTTTAATAATGTCCTTCATGTAATTTTTTAAGACAGTTTAAAATATACGTAAAATATGGGGGACCGGAGTTATAAATTTTTAATAGTATTAATACTATCTATTCTTTCAGGTTTACAGAACAAAATATAGGCTCATAACAGCTGCTAATGATTTAATTAAGACTCTCTACTCCTTCCTTATGATTAGAGAGTagaacattaataaaacatttattctttCATAGAAGGAATGATAAATTTACTATTGTGAAAGAGTGCCGGGCCAGGGAACCTGTGAGGATGTGGCTGCATGGCTGTGACAGAGCACCAAAGGTGGCCTGACTTTAGGATCATCATGCTCACTAACAGCTAAAATAATCCGGaattatcatagaatcacaggatcattcagcttggaaaagacctctaagatcaccaAACACTGCCAAtgccaccactaaaccatgtccccaggtgccacatctatatattttttaaatccctccagggttggtgactccaccattgccctgggcagcctgttctaatGCTGGACACTCCTCTCAGGGAagattttttcctgatatccaatcaTTTTTATGGCCCTATTCAGCTTGCTTCTGAGCTGTCTGGCTCCTTGCCCAGAAATTCATTGCTTGCTGCCCTCTGAATTATGGAAGTGGTTCTTCTGCTCAccccacagcctgtgctgctgcttttgtccCAGATGTTTCCAGTGCTCTCCTCAGTGGGGACAATTCAGCTCTATATCAAATAAGTTCCCCATCCCTGCTTTGCTGTGtcattttgaatattttcatcTCCCACACCTTTTTTATATTAGCAGCAAAGAAAAGGGTGTTTAAATAGTATAACTCATACCCAGAAAGGCTTCCAGGGGgataaaaagcttttcttttaagtCAACACTGAGCCCAGCAGAAAACAAGTGTATCCATTGAAAAGTTCCTTGTGGAAACTGCCAGTAGACAATGATGGCACAAACaaatattgcattttctttcctgccctgggacacCAGAAATGGGTTAGAAATGCACAGGggcagctctccagctgctgaagGTCATGGCAGCTCCATAGGCTTCAAAGGACTGACTCTACAGCAGCCAGGAGTCTGGTGTTTGAATCCAAGGTGCAATCCCTGCACAAATCATGGACATTCTCATATGCACCGTATATAAAAGCGATGATGCAGTTGTGGgggctttgttgttgttttcgttgggtttgggttgtttggttttgttttgttttgttttttttttttcacagatgtATGTAAGAAATTGAGTAAATTCACAAAATACTCGGGAATCCTGGTTTGCActtgggatggatggatggatggatggatggatggatggatggatggatggatggatggatggaagccAGACCCACATTTACAGGCAGTGGAGCCCTAATGTTTCCTGTGTTATAGATAGAACCTTTCAACATGAGTAACTCAAAGTGAACTGCTCCAAGGAAACAGATTGATTTAAATAATTGCTTTAATATGATTTTATCTCTGCAGTTTTATTTCCCAGAGAAATGGTTCTTGTCAGCTCTTGTTGGGTAGTACTGAAGTAATGAAATACTTTTCATTTGCAAACGGACAAAATCTTAACATTAAatgtgactttaaaaaaaaccta
The window above is part of the Vidua macroura isolate BioBank_ID:100142 chromosome 6, ASM2450914v1, whole genome shotgun sequence genome. Proteins encoded here:
- the AKAP5 gene encoding A-kinase anchor protein 5 isoform X2, which produces MVKAAKEIEMENPREAETPSTAATCSPPEEQAKKPSMLCFKKRKKSCKKGLTVKDACEEASEEKSRCVSADREEGKASNPSRSSKGTWAAIKNLARPQRRQKSSSRKKVPSDSQVQLEVDAEESCARDLPKKRASSGVKMPCVRFSRGKKKPSPSEAVEESEGSVQANEVMGIVNKASEEPEDLAPTDKSESFSPVSAQEEQDMVRQEQHRMKEDQDTMKKDQGTIKEDQDAVKEDNHTAKESDTSVGKSEPLTEPTREAEEHSECTVQLEITNSETVDETAQDKLQEGSLPQTTNNVEGREVAPEVPVSKDQPDNAPEITKWQEIPSICKEMSERDELEKSINLSKECKAEETVTDFSELASGGDAARVKDAVSMQDAESMQDAASVKDKASVKDAVSVQDDKSVQNAASMQDKVSVQDAVSVQDATSVQGAASVQDKASVKDATSVQDAVSVQDEVSVKDAGSVQDATSVQDAVSVQDAASVQDAMNVQDAASMKDAVSVQDAESVQDAESVQDATSVQDAVSVQDAVSVQDTESVQDAVSVQDAVSVQDATSVQDAVSVQDAASVQDAESVQDATSVQDAVSVQDKVSVKDAASMKDAASVKDAASVEDAASVQEAAGVQECSSHQILEANAGTGVSIVITITEAEDSDNTDSDQAYEPSPVLHQKKQKGNKKSNRNADVGQKEGPEAGGGPQAEEKGLGDQGHRTGEQYELLLIETASSLVKAAIQSSIEQLVNEMALEQNKHNSFL
- the AKAP5 gene encoding A-kinase anchor protein 5 isoform X1, whose amino-acid sequence is MVKAAKEIEMENPREAETPSTAATCSPPEEQAKKPSMLCFKKRKKSCKKGLTVKDACEEASEEKSRCVSADREEGKASNPSRSSKGTWAAIKNLARPQRRQKSSSRKKVPSDSQVQLEVDAEESCARDLPKKRASSGVKMPCVRFSRGKKKPSPSEAVEESEGSVQANEVMGIVNKASEEPEDLAPTDKSESFSPVSAQEEQDMVRQEQHRMKEDQDTMKKDQGTIKEDQDAVKEDNHTAKESDTSVGKSEPLTEPTREAEEHSECTVQLEITNSETVDETAQDKLQEGSLPQTTNNVEGREVAPEVPVSKDQPDNAPEITKWQEIPSICKEMSERDELEKSINLSKECKAEETVTDFSELASGGDAARVKDAVSMQDAESMQDAASVKDKASVKDAVSVQDDKSVQNAASMQDKVSVQDAVSVQDATSVQGAASVQDKASVKDATSVQDAVSVQDEVSVKDAGSVQDATSVQDAVSVQDAASVQDAMNVQDAASMKDAVSVQDAESVQDAESVQDATSVQDAVSVQDAVSVQDTESVQDAVSVQDAVSVQDATSVQDAVSVQDAASVQDAESVQDATSVQDAVSVQDKVSVKDAASMKDAASVQDASSVKDTASMQGATNVQDATSLQDAASAQEAASVQEAVSVQDAASVKDAMSVKDTASMQDATSVQEAVSVQETVSAQDAAGVKDAASVEDAASVQEAAGVQECSSHQILEANAGTGVSIVITITEAEDSDNTDSDQAYEPSPVLHQKKQKGNKKSNRNADVGQKEGPEAGGGPQAEEKGLGDQGHRTGEQYELLLIETASSLVKAAIQSSIEQLVNEMALEQNKHNSFL